The following are from one region of the Streptomyces decoyicus genome:
- a CDS encoding TIGR03086 family metal-binding protein, with the protein MNHDEILRTHGEALALFGTRVHAVRDDQWDHPTPCTEWSVRDLVNHLTAEQLWVPRLVRDGATIADVGTEYDGDVLGEDPAAAWDRAAVAAVAAFSECGALNHTVQLSYGSGPADAYCTQMMADAVVHAWDLSRAIGADERLPGPLARAGLREVEPYASGLNTSGLFAAAVEPPAGADELTRLLCLLGRRP; encoded by the coding sequence ATGAACCACGACGAGATCCTGCGGACCCACGGCGAGGCCCTGGCGCTCTTCGGAACGCGGGTGCATGCCGTCCGCGACGACCAGTGGGACCACCCGACGCCGTGTACGGAATGGTCGGTGCGCGATCTGGTGAACCACCTCACCGCCGAACAACTGTGGGTGCCCCGCCTGGTGCGCGACGGCGCGACGATCGCGGACGTCGGTACGGAGTATGACGGCGATGTGCTCGGGGAGGATCCCGCGGCGGCCTGGGACCGCGCGGCGGTGGCCGCCGTCGCGGCGTTCTCCGAGTGCGGTGCGCTGAACCACACGGTCCAGCTGTCGTACGGCTCCGGTCCGGCCGACGCGTACTGCACCCAGATGATGGCCGATGCGGTGGTGCATGCCTGGGATCTGTCCCGTGCGATCGGCGCCGATGAGCGGCTGCCCGGCCCTCTGGCGCGGGCGGGGCTGCGTGAAGTGGAGCCGTATGCCTCCGGGCTCAACACCTCCGGGCTGTTCGCCGCTGCGGTGGAGCCGCCGGCGGGCGCCGACGAGCTCACCCGGCTGCTGTGTCTGCTCGGGCGCCGGCCCTGA
- a CDS encoding lactonase family protein — MSAARRGTQAGPGIDRRRFLGTVAAGLAATGGVGLLTMGDSAPAHATRRPSRRPCGARPLFLGTYTSAAGGGSGVGLGTYDTATGRITATGVVAGVADPSYLALAPSGRTLYAVDEQQQGGVTAMALAPDGPPTVLGTRSTGGAGPCHLSVHPSGRWLLTANYLSGSVAVHPLDRATGALGERTDLVTHSSPPPGPGQDGPHAHQIITAPDGRHVLAVDLGNDTVYTYRLDETAGKLTQVAYATLRPGAGPRHLTFHPSGAFAYLANEVDNTVVVCRYDRRSGRLTPGMPQSTGTGPGISYPAQILVTRGGRFAFLANRGHNSLTRYAVEAAGARLRLLDTVPVGGDFPRQIAFSPDQRRLFAANQKSGSVTVFSVDARTGALRSAGAPFAAPVPVCVLPL, encoded by the coding sequence ATGAGCGCAGCACGCAGGGGAACGCAGGCCGGGCCAGGGATCGATCGCAGGCGGTTCCTCGGCACCGTCGCGGCGGGTCTGGCCGCGACGGGCGGGGTGGGGCTGCTGACGATGGGGGATTCGGCGCCCGCGCACGCCACCCGCCGTCCCTCGCGGCGCCCGTGCGGCGCCCGGCCGCTCTTCCTGGGGACCTACACCTCGGCAGCGGGCGGCGGGAGCGGTGTCGGACTCGGTACGTACGACACCGCGACCGGCCGGATCACCGCCACCGGGGTCGTGGCCGGGGTCGCCGACCCCTCCTATCTCGCACTGGCACCGTCCGGCCGTACCCTCTACGCGGTCGACGAGCAGCAACAGGGCGGGGTGACCGCGATGGCGCTGGCACCGGACGGCCCGCCCACGGTGCTGGGCACCCGGTCCACCGGCGGCGCCGGGCCCTGCCATCTGTCGGTGCATCCCAGCGGGCGCTGGCTGCTCACCGCCAACTACCTCTCCGGCAGCGTGGCCGTGCATCCGCTCGACCGCGCCACCGGCGCCCTGGGCGAGCGCACGGACCTGGTCACCCACTCCAGCCCGCCGCCCGGACCCGGCCAGGACGGGCCACATGCCCACCAGATCATCACCGCCCCGGACGGCCGGCATGTCCTGGCGGTCGACCTGGGCAATGACACCGTCTACACCTACCGGCTGGACGAGACGGCCGGGAAGCTCACCCAGGTGGCGTATGCCACGCTGCGGCCCGGCGCCGGACCCCGGCATCTGACGTTCCACCCCTCGGGCGCCTTCGCGTATCTGGCGAACGAGGTCGACAACACGGTCGTGGTCTGCCGCTACGACCGCCGGAGCGGGCGGCTGACGCCCGGTATGCCGCAGTCCACGGGCACCGGTCCGGGCATCAGCTATCCGGCGCAGATCCTGGTCACCCGGGGCGGCCGTTTCGCTTTTCTCGCCAATCGCGGTCACAACAGCCTCACCCGTTATGCCGTGGAGGCGGCGGGGGCACGGCTGCGGTTGCTGGACACTGTGCCGGTGGGCGGGGACTTCCCCCGGCAGATCGCCTTCTCACCGGATCAGCGCCGGCTGTTCGCGGCGAACCAGAAGTCGGGGTCGGTCACGGTGTTCTCGGTGGACGCCCGGACCGGGGCGCTGCGCAGTGCGGGCGCACCGTTCGCGGCTCCGGTCCCGGTGTGCGTCCTGCCGCTGTGA
- a CDS encoding alpha-L-fucosidase, with protein MHSRTRPFRLLGLMGVLGALLLTVGAPGAAAQPPPRPAAGPGTNHATDDPFTSSRTSWWRQDRFGMFLHFGAYSNLEGEYTRPDGTVCRNAEWIKRECRIPDEEYEKQAATFNPSAFDAEAIVRAAKDAGQRYLVITSKHHDGYAMWPTKQNTWNLRDHSAFDPHRDILAELKQAADAAGIKLGFYYSIWDWHDPDFAGPATFPRYKKRMYAQLKELVEHYDPALLWFDGEWDADNPTNRWSRRDGADLQAYLHGLNPDLIVNNRVGKREVVDGDFGTPEQEIPTKPVDGQLWESCMTLNDHWGFAKYDTNWKPTATVVRHLLDVASRGGNYLLNVGPDKLGRIPQPSVDRLRETGRWLGAHGQGDAVHGAGHTGLAADPSWGAVSRRGNELYASVTSWPAAGASLHLTAKGRFEITAARVLGSSQQVKVTPAGDGFDLTPSGAATGPLAGVIRLTIKPPAAAPAGTGKGLTAQSWTNDSFTGPPAVTTVDPTVNKSYRFDGSPDPSIPADHFSTRWTGSIQPRFDETYTFTTVSDDTVRLWIDGRPVIDSTTPHGPKADKGTVPLKAGHRHSIRIDYTEQTGEAHMKLLWSSPSQPQQIVPQRQLYAD; from the coding sequence ATGCACAGCCGCACAAGACCGTTCCGGCTGCTGGGACTCATGGGGGTGCTGGGCGCCCTGCTGCTGACCGTCGGCGCCCCCGGGGCCGCCGCGCAGCCCCCGCCGCGGCCCGCCGCCGGCCCCGGCACCAACCACGCGACCGACGATCCCTTCACCTCGTCGCGCACCTCCTGGTGGCGCCAGGACCGCTTCGGGATGTTCCTCCACTTCGGCGCGTACTCGAACCTGGAGGGCGAGTACACCCGGCCCGACGGCACGGTGTGCCGCAACGCGGAGTGGATCAAGCGCGAGTGCCGGATCCCGGACGAGGAGTACGAGAAGCAGGCCGCCACCTTCAACCCGTCCGCCTTCGACGCCGAGGCGATCGTCCGGGCCGCCAAGGACGCCGGTCAGCGCTACCTCGTCATCACGTCCAAGCACCACGACGGCTATGCGATGTGGCCGACGAAGCAGAACACCTGGAACCTGCGCGACCACTCCGCCTTCGACCCGCACCGCGACATCCTCGCCGAGCTGAAGCAGGCCGCCGACGCCGCCGGGATCAAACTCGGCTTCTACTACTCGATCTGGGACTGGCACGATCCGGACTTCGCCGGTCCGGCGACCTTCCCGCGCTACAAGAAGCGGATGTACGCCCAGCTCAAGGAGCTGGTCGAGCACTACGACCCGGCGCTCTTGTGGTTCGACGGCGAATGGGACGCGGACAACCCCACCAACCGCTGGTCACGCCGGGACGGCGCCGACCTCCAGGCGTACCTGCACGGCCTGAACCCCGACCTGATCGTCAACAACCGGGTCGGCAAACGCGAGGTGGTCGACGGCGACTTCGGCACGCCGGAGCAGGAGATCCCCACGAAGCCGGTCGACGGGCAGCTGTGGGAGAGCTGTATGACGCTCAATGACCACTGGGGCTTCGCCAAGTACGACACCAACTGGAAGCCGACGGCGACCGTGGTGCGCCATCTGCTGGATGTGGCGAGCCGCGGCGGCAACTATCTGCTCAACGTAGGCCCCGACAAGCTCGGGCGCATCCCGCAGCCGTCCGTCGACCGGCTGCGCGAGACCGGCCGGTGGCTGGGCGCGCACGGTCAGGGCGACGCGGTCCACGGGGCCGGGCACACCGGGCTGGCGGCGGACCCGTCCTGGGGCGCGGTCTCCCGCCGGGGCAACGAGCTGTATGCCTCCGTCACCTCCTGGCCGGCTGCCGGAGCATCCCTGCACCTCACCGCCAAGGGGCGGTTCGAGATCACCGCGGCCCGGGTGCTCGGCAGTTCCCAGCAGGTGAAGGTCACCCCGGCCGGTGACGGTTTCGACCTCACCCCGTCCGGTGCGGCCACCGGTCCGCTCGCCGGCGTCATCCGGCTCACCATCAAGCCGCCTGCCGCGGCGCCCGCCGGCACCGGCAAGGGGCTGACGGCGCAGAGCTGGACGAACGACTCCTTCACCGGCCCGCCCGCGGTGACCACCGTCGATCCGACGGTGAACAAGTCCTACCGCTTCGACGGATCGCCGGATCCGTCAATCCCCGCCGATCACTTCAGCACCCGCTGGACCGGCAGCATCCAGCCGCGCTTCGACGAGACCTACACCTTCACCACGGTCTCCGACGACACCGTGCGGCTGTGGATCGACGGCAGACCGGTGATCGACAGCACCACCCCGCACGGACCGAAGGCCGACAAGGGCACCGTCCCCCTGAAGGCCGGTCACCGGCACAGCATCCGGATCGACTACACGGAGCAGACCGGTGAGGCCCATATGAAGCTGCTGTGGTCCAGCCCGAGTCAGCCCCAGCAGATCGTGCCGCAACGTCAGCTCTACGCCGACTGA
- a CDS encoding lipase maturation factor family protein, translating into MAWFSDSGYWLGRLVFQRMLAVLYVLAFIAAARQFRALIGARGMLPVPDFLARVTFRAAPSVFHWHYSDRFFALWSWCGALLAAAVAAGAADAVPLWAAMLLWAVLWAMYLSIVNVGQTWYSFGWESLLLEAGSLAVFLGNAGIAPPVPVMWLLRWVLFRVEFGAGLIKMRGDHCWRDLTCLYYHHETQPMPGPLSWFFHHLPGPLHRVEVAANHVAQLAVPVLLFTPQPIAGWAAAAMVVTQLWLVLSGNFAWLNWVTIALAMSAAAPLWGKPSAPLPPPPVWFEVLALLATAGVLVLSYRPARNLLTRRQMMNTSYESLHLVNSYGAFGSITRVRREIVVEGTADAVTGPDTVWLPYEFRGKPGEVRRLPRQYAPYHLRLDWLMWFAALSPAYARAWFVPFVARLLENDRDTLRLLRGNPFPDLPPARIRARVFRYRFTTWRELRETRAWWHRTEEREFLAPIARSALHGRR; encoded by the coding sequence GTGGCATGGTTCTCGGATTCCGGATACTGGCTGGGGCGGCTGGTCTTCCAGCGCATGCTGGCCGTTCTCTATGTGCTCGCGTTCATCGCGGCGGCCCGGCAGTTCCGGGCGCTCATCGGGGCGCGCGGCATGCTGCCGGTGCCGGACTTCCTGGCGCGGGTGACGTTCCGTGCCGCGCCCTCGGTCTTTCACTGGCACTACTCGGACCGCTTCTTCGCCCTGTGGTCGTGGTGCGGGGCGCTGCTGGCCGCGGCCGTGGCGGCGGGGGCGGCGGATGCCGTGCCGCTGTGGGCGGCGATGCTGCTGTGGGCCGTGCTGTGGGCGATGTACCTGTCCATCGTGAATGTCGGGCAGACCTGGTACAGCTTCGGCTGGGAGTCGCTGCTGCTGGAGGCGGGCTCGCTCGCGGTGTTCCTGGGCAATGCCGGGATCGCTCCCCCGGTGCCGGTCATGTGGCTGCTGCGCTGGGTGCTGTTCCGGGTGGAGTTCGGGGCCGGGCTGATCAAGATGCGCGGCGACCACTGCTGGCGGGATCTGACCTGTCTGTACTACCACCACGAGACCCAGCCGATGCCCGGCCCGTTGAGCTGGTTCTTCCACCACCTGCCTGGGCCCCTCCACCGGGTCGAGGTGGCCGCCAACCACGTCGCGCAACTCGCCGTCCCCGTACTGCTCTTCACCCCGCAGCCGATCGCCGGATGGGCCGCGGCCGCGATGGTCGTCACCCAGCTGTGGCTGGTGCTGTCCGGCAACTTCGCCTGGCTGAACTGGGTGACCATCGCGCTCGCCATGTCGGCCGCCGCCCCGCTGTGGGGGAAGCCGTCCGCGCCGCTTCCCCCGCCCCCCGTGTGGTTCGAGGTCCTGGCGCTCCTCGCCACGGCCGGGGTCCTCGTGCTCAGCTACCGTCCGGCGCGCAATCTGCTGACCCGGCGGCAGATGATGAACACCTCCTACGAGTCGCTGCATCTGGTCAATTCGTACGGCGCGTTCGGCAGCATCACGCGGGTCCGCCGGGAGATCGTCGTGGAGGGGACGGCGGACGCGGTGACCGGGCCGGACACCGTCTGGCTTCCGTACGAATTCCGCGGCAAGCCGGGCGAAGTACGACGACTGCCCCGCCAGTACGCGCCGTACCACCTGCGGCTGGACTGGCTGATGTGGTTCGCCGCCCTGTCCCCTGCCTATGCGCGGGCGTGGTTCGTGCCGTTCGTGGCGCGGCTGCTGGAGAACGACCGGGACACGCTGCGGCTGCTGCGCGGCAATCCGTTCCCCGATCTGCCGCCGGCCCGGATCAGGGCCCGGGTCTTCCGTTACCGCTTCACGACCTGGCGGGAACTGCGGGAGACCCGAGCGTGGTGGCATCGCACCGAGGAGCGGGAGTTTCTGGCGCCGATTGCGCGGTCAGCTCTGCACGGAAGGCGATGA
- a CDS encoding tetratricopeptide repeat protein has translation MYGKAFAPEYQGELGAALGVNSSYEEVLATASRAHADAGTTLERSRAALAVAEANRRLGRVAEAGDAWRESYRSARNAGDRGAMAWALWSGGTLARQCGSLPLARRLLTHAVALADGSGDRLAHGYSLAGLAETGRIQGDYAAVAELHEQLLAQGRAHGEARHMVWAMSGIAQMHRNTGGYDKALELFEESARIADEADDFRGRAWSLRGVADVLSVQGQTDRALALLSEAEAICRTMDLASALAYNHKMRGNVFYRAGRYESARETYTLSLREFREMQEPRGVALSRLGLAKSRARLGRDRDETLAELGALEAEFARIGLRHARDMVIAFRAELTAQSAPETPAPRCDATTLGSPAVPARS, from the coding sequence ATGTACGGCAAGGCATTCGCCCCGGAATACCAGGGCGAGTTGGGTGCGGCACTGGGTGTGAACTCCTCCTACGAGGAGGTGCTGGCGACGGCGAGCCGCGCACACGCCGACGCCGGCACGACACTGGAGCGGTCCCGGGCCGCGCTCGCGGTCGCCGAGGCCAACCGGCGGCTCGGACGGGTGGCGGAGGCGGGCGACGCCTGGCGGGAGAGCTACCGCAGTGCCCGCAACGCCGGTGACCGGGGCGCCATGGCCTGGGCGCTGTGGAGCGGCGGCACCCTGGCCCGCCAGTGCGGGTCCCTGCCGCTCGCCCGCCGGCTGCTCACCCATGCCGTCGCGCTGGCCGACGGCAGCGGCGACCGCCTCGCCCACGGCTACTCGCTCGCCGGACTCGCCGAGACCGGCCGCATACAGGGCGACTACGCCGCGGTCGCCGAGCTCCACGAGCAGTTGCTGGCACAGGGCCGGGCGCACGGCGAGGCCCGGCACATGGTCTGGGCGATGTCCGGGATAGCCCAGATGCACCGCAACACCGGCGGCTACGACAAGGCCCTGGAGCTGTTCGAGGAATCCGCCCGCATCGCCGACGAGGCCGACGACTTCCGCGGGCGCGCCTGGTCGCTGCGCGGCGTCGCCGACGTCCTGTCCGTGCAGGGCCAGACGGACCGGGCGCTGGCCCTGCTGTCCGAGGCGGAGGCCATCTGCCGCACCATGGACCTGGCGAGCGCGCTCGCGTACAACCACAAGATGCGCGGCAACGTGTTCTACCGGGCGGGCCGTTACGAGTCGGCGCGCGAGACGTACACCCTCTCGCTGCGGGAGTTCCGCGAGATGCAGGAGCCCCGCGGGGTGGCGCTCTCCCGGCTCGGGCTCGCCAAGTCCCGGGCCCGCCTCGGCCGCGACCGGGACGAGACCCTGGCCGAACTCGGCGCCCTGGAAGCGGAGTTCGCGCGCATCGGGCTGCGCCACGCCCGCGACATGGTCATCGCCTTCCGTGCAGAGCTGACCGCGCAATCGGCGCCAGAAACTCCCGCTCCTCGGTGCGATGCCACCACGCTCGGGTCTCCCGCAGTTCCCGCCAGGTCGTGA
- a CDS encoding AMP-binding protein, with translation MEAVPSVAGAPAIRCAGHERDYPSFLDRAARIATGLQEAGVEPGDRIAVVLRNEPAHLEITAGAALLGASAVPVNWHFRHDDLRHVLTDSGSKVVFAHTDLLDAVTAVLPDGVRIVEAAVPAGVAAACGFTAPPPTGALPLLDRWLEGYEPLGQAAGERPPTVIYSSGTTGRPKGVLREPVSPDQLEEGVRLFLEHFAVAPGGRTLIPAPLYHASPSQHAVLALAAGLDVTLMPRFDAEEFLRLIAHHRIEQVQVVPTMFVRLLRLPKDVRERYDLSSLTSVVHAAAPCPPHIKHAVIDWLGPVLREYYGGSETGAVTWCDSAEWLAHPGTVGRATGTCGVAVLGPGGTPLPAGATGDIYLKPGDGWPRFTYLGDPDRRAAMEAPGLPGYVTIGDIGHLDAEGYLYLSDRRNDMVISGGVNIYPAEIEGCLLALDGVRDVAVFGIPDEEFGEVLAAHLETESGVLLSAEAVRAHVRERLAGYKVPRAVVFEELLPRDESGKLFKRRLRDPYWAGHDGAI, from the coding sequence ATGGAAGCCGTTCCATCCGTCGCCGGTGCCCCGGCGATCCGCTGCGCGGGCCATGAACGCGACTACCCGTCCTTCCTCGACCGTGCGGCACGGATCGCCACCGGGCTCCAGGAGGCGGGGGTCGAGCCGGGCGACCGGATCGCGGTGGTGCTGCGCAACGAGCCCGCCCATCTGGAGATCACCGCCGGGGCCGCCCTGCTGGGCGCCTCTGCGGTGCCCGTCAACTGGCACTTCCGGCATGACGACCTACGGCATGTGCTCACCGACAGCGGCAGCAAGGTCGTCTTTGCGCACACCGACCTGCTGGACGCGGTGACCGCCGTGCTCCCCGACGGCGTACGGATCGTCGAGGCGGCCGTTCCCGCCGGTGTCGCGGCCGCCTGCGGGTTCACCGCACCACCGCCCACCGGGGCACTCCCGCTGCTCGACCGGTGGCTGGAAGGCTACGAACCGCTGGGGCAGGCCGCCGGCGAACGCCCGCCCACCGTCATCTACAGCTCCGGAACCACCGGGCGTCCCAAGGGAGTTCTGCGCGAGCCCGTCTCCCCGGACCAGCTCGAAGAAGGCGTGCGGCTGTTCCTGGAGCACTTCGCCGTCGCCCCCGGCGGCCGTACGCTCATCCCCGCCCCGCTCTACCACGCCTCGCCCAGCCAGCACGCCGTCCTCGCCCTCGCGGCCGGGCTGGACGTCACGCTCATGCCGCGCTTCGACGCCGAGGAGTTCCTGCGGCTGATCGCACACCACCGCATCGAGCAGGTGCAGGTCGTGCCCACGATGTTCGTCCGGCTGCTGCGACTGCCCAAGGACGTCCGCGAGCGCTACGACCTGTCCTCGCTCACCTCCGTGGTGCACGCCGCGGCGCCCTGTCCGCCGCACATCAAACACGCCGTGATCGACTGGCTGGGGCCGGTACTGCGGGAGTACTACGGCGGCAGCGAGACCGGCGCCGTGACGTGGTGCGACAGCGCGGAGTGGCTGGCCCACCCCGGCACCGTCGGACGGGCCACCGGAACCTGCGGGGTCGCGGTCCTCGGCCCCGGCGGAACGCCGCTGCCGGCCGGCGCCACCGGTGACATCTACCTGAAACCCGGCGACGGCTGGCCCCGGTTCACCTACCTGGGCGACCCGGACCGGCGCGCCGCCATGGAAGCGCCGGGCCTGCCCGGCTACGTCACCATCGGAGACATCGGCCATCTCGACGCGGAGGGCTATCTCTACCTCAGCGACCGCCGGAACGACATGGTCATCTCCGGGGGCGTCAACATCTACCCCGCGGAGATCGAGGGCTGTCTGCTCGCCCTCGACGGGGTCCGGGACGTGGCCGTCTTCGGTATCCCCGACGAGGAGTTCGGTGAGGTCCTCGCCGCCCATCTGGAGACCGAATCCGGTGTGCTGCTCAGTGCCGAGGCGGTACGCGCCCATGTCCGTGAGCGGCTCGCCGGGTACAAGGTCCCCCGGGCCGTGGTCTTCGAGGAGCTGCTGCCGCGCGACGAGTCGGGAAAGCTCTTCAAACGGCGGCTGCGGGACCCGTACTGGGCGGGGCACGACGGTGCGATCTGA
- a CDS encoding amino acid permease: MSTGTVRDDSTASAGTPTAPGGLQQGLERRHMQLIALGGVIGAGLFVGSGVVVRSTGPAAVLSFLAAGVLTVLIMRMLAEMTVARPALGSFYAHVRETLGLRAGFTVGWLYWYFFVIVVAVEAVAGGRIVQLWLPGVPLWAVSLVLMALLTATNMVSARSYGEFEYWFSSVKVLAIVVFLLLGALYVLGLWPDAPGGLDQLTAHGGFAPEGVGAVLAAVVPCIGFFTGAEIVTIAAAESVEPERAVADAIRSIVLRVVAFYVLSIFLVVTVVPWTSKAIEVSPYAAVLDRLAVPAAGTVMNALVLIAVLSCLNSALYTSSRMLFALTRNGDAPRGFTKVSASGVPRRALLAGTSVGYLSVIAAWISPDVVFQFLINSYGAIALFVYLAIAVAQVRMRRKLERTEPERLTLKMWLFPWLSRLTIALMVVVIGAMAFLPDSRSQFWLSLLTVAVVLTGYELRRRNGPAGPPRPQDADTDADADTDTDTDAEREADAEEAEPRKRTAASSDA; the protein is encoded by the coding sequence ATGAGCACGGGAACGGTACGGGACGACAGCACCGCAAGCGCCGGGACGCCGACGGCACCGGGCGGCCTTCAGCAGGGACTCGAACGCCGCCATATGCAGCTGATCGCGCTGGGCGGGGTGATCGGGGCCGGGCTGTTCGTCGGCAGCGGGGTGGTCGTACGGTCCACCGGCCCGGCCGCGGTGCTGTCGTTCCTGGCGGCCGGCGTGCTCACCGTACTGATCATGCGGATGCTGGCCGAGATGACCGTCGCCCGCCCGGCGCTGGGGTCGTTCTACGCCCATGTCCGCGAGACCCTGGGGCTGCGTGCGGGCTTCACGGTCGGCTGGCTGTACTGGTACTTCTTTGTGATCGTGGTCGCCGTCGAGGCGGTGGCCGGCGGCCGGATCGTGCAACTGTGGCTCCCCGGCGTCCCGTTGTGGGCGGTCAGCCTGGTCCTGATGGCGCTGCTGACGGCGACCAACATGGTCTCGGCCCGGTCCTACGGCGAGTTCGAGTACTGGTTCTCGTCGGTGAAGGTCCTGGCGATCGTGGTGTTTCTCCTGCTCGGCGCGCTGTACGTACTGGGCCTGTGGCCGGACGCCCCCGGCGGGCTGGACCAGCTGACCGCGCACGGCGGGTTCGCGCCCGAGGGCGTCGGCGCGGTGCTCGCCGCCGTCGTGCCCTGCATCGGGTTCTTCACCGGCGCGGAGATCGTGACGATCGCGGCCGCCGAGTCGGTCGAACCGGAGCGGGCGGTGGCGGACGCGATCCGCTCGATCGTGCTGCGGGTGGTGGCGTTCTATGTGCTGTCGATCTTCCTGGTCGTCACGGTGGTGCCCTGGACGTCGAAGGCGATCGAGGTGAGTCCGTACGCGGCGGTGCTGGACCGGCTTGCGGTGCCCGCGGCCGGCACGGTCATGAACGCCCTGGTGCTGATCGCCGTGCTGTCCTGCCTGAACTCCGCGCTCTACACGTCCTCCCGGATGCTGTTCGCGCTGACCCGTAACGGGGACGCGCCACGCGGATTCACCAAGGTCAGCGCGAGCGGGGTGCCGCGACGGGCCCTGCTGGCGGGGACCTCGGTCGGCTATCTGTCGGTGATCGCCGCCTGGATCTCGCCCGATGTCGTCTTCCAGTTCCTGATCAACTCCTATGGCGCCATCGCCCTGTTCGTCTATCTGGCGATCGCGGTCGCACAGGTACGGATGCGGCGGAAGCTGGAGCGTACGGAGCCGGAGCGGCTGACGCTGAAGATGTGGCTGTTCCCGTGGCTGAGCCGGCTGACCATCGCGCTGATGGTGGTGGTGATCGGGGCGATGGCGTTCCTGCCGGACAGCCGGTCGCAGTTCTGGCTGAGCCTGCTGACGGTGGCCGTGGTGCTGACGGGGTACGAGCTGCGCCGCAGGAACGGCCCGGCCGGCCCGCCACGGCCGCAGGACGCGGACACGGACGCGGACGCGGACACGGACACGGACACGGACGCGGAGAGGGAAGCAGATGCGGAGGAGGCGGAGCCCAGGAAGCGCACCGCCGCGTCATCGGACGCCTAG
- a CDS encoding MurR/RpiR family transcriptional regulator, whose translation MATDPVMTRLGEVYAELPRGERAIVRVLLDDYPFAALGSLRALADRAQVSPPTASRLFHRLGWDGFADFQAAVRDHAREHDRSRLREFVTTAPREEPAVTHRAAEELRAGLDSTLAAATEPLLARIGGLLAEAGRVWGVGGSLSELAADYLVRQLAGLRPGVARVPDTAAARARVLVDLSPTDLIVAYDFRRYAYSTATFVRAARSRGARLVLVTDAWESPLADQAEVLVRLPREAAGPIAPLTHEVAVTELILVAASGLMADSAQRLETLDALTAELNHDLPETS comes from the coding sequence ATGGCGACGGACCCAGTGATGACGCGGCTCGGTGAGGTGTACGCGGAGCTGCCGCGAGGCGAGCGGGCCATCGTGCGGGTGCTGCTGGACGACTATCCGTTCGCCGCGCTGGGGTCGCTGCGGGCCCTGGCGGACCGCGCGCAGGTCAGCCCGCCGACGGCCTCCCGGTTGTTCCACCGGCTGGGCTGGGACGGTTTCGCCGATTTCCAGGCCGCGGTCCGGGACCACGCACGCGAGCACGACCGGTCGCGGCTACGGGAGTTCGTGACGACGGCTCCGCGCGAAGAGCCGGCGGTCACCCATCGGGCCGCGGAGGAGCTGCGCGCCGGGCTGGACAGCACACTGGCCGCGGCGACCGAGCCGCTGCTCGCCCGTATCGGGGGGCTCCTGGCCGAGGCCGGCCGAGTGTGGGGCGTGGGCGGTTCGCTGAGTGAACTGGCGGCCGACTACCTCGTCCGGCAGCTGGCAGGCCTCCGTCCGGGCGTGGCCCGGGTGCCGGATACCGCTGCCGCCCGGGCCCGGGTACTGGTCGATCTGAGCCCGACGGATCTGATCGTGGCCTACGACTTCCGCCGGTACGCGTACAGCACCGCGACATTCGTGCGCGCAGCCCGTTCGCGCGGCGCCCGGTTGGTCCTCGTCACCGACGCCTGGGAGTCACCCCTGGCCGACCAGGCCGAGGTACTCGTCCGGTTGCCCCGCGAAGCGGCCGGGCCGATCGCGCCGCTCACCCACGAGGTGGCCGTCACCGAGCTGATCCTTGTCGCGGCGTCCGGACTGATGGCGGACTCCGCCCAACGGCTGGAAACCCTCGACGCCCTGACCGCCGAGCTCAACCACGACCTGCCGGAGACCTCCTAG